In Trifolium pratense cultivar HEN17-A07 linkage group LG7, ARS_RC_1.1, whole genome shotgun sequence, a genomic segment contains:
- the LOC123895807 gene encoding uncharacterized protein LOC123895807, giving the protein MDKEGGTVSRPPLLIGPENYDYWKARMMAFLKSIDSRTWKAIENGWEAPVVLDKDGNKTTEVKAVKDYSKDEDELALGNSKALNAIFNGVDINMFRLVKRCTVAKNAWEILRKAHEGTSKVKLSKLQMLRTNFENLCMKEEETIHDFHMNILEFANSFDALGEPISDEKLVSKILRSLPKRFDMKVTAIEESQDLATIQVDELIGSLQTYELGMNQRKEKKNKSLAFASNTGEDEESDLESGESLSEAMVLLGRQFNRVMKRMDKKSKFNVPSIKLDINKQTNDQRRARSDEKTSQSKGVQCHECEGYGHIKAECPTFLKRQRKSLTITWSDEDDPEEETESGSAKHVNALTGVCESDAKSCDGTSYEELLTTYKDLFIRSNEVYKALEKQKKANCQLQAEKNECLVTIDTLNKEIENLNGDLEHARKQVRVYGSGEEKFQAMLLKQSAGKKPIGFDYEIVDQQMGYNKATISTPIEKTFPVSAGFLPPHPPTHQGTDTWLKPKPKPPAQTGSMPQHPPPHRNNWSRPNSRRRNWRCHYCGRKGHIRPYCYKLYGYPKNFRSPAPKPENVKTKKEWKEKENDGEIKGIGNLINNGLPNLDNVLLVKGLTTNLISISQLCDQGMKVNFTKSECLVINEEGRLLMKGVMSKDNCYLWVSEEENHLSTCLLSKEDKVKPWHQEIGHLHLRGLKKVIAEEAIRGNPKLKIEEGTICGECQIGKQTMVAHPRLQHPVTSRALELLHIDLMGPMQTESLGGKREKEVVIVRIRSDHGKEFENEKFFDLCASEGIFLGYSTNSRAYRVYNSRTKVTMESINVVVDDAPSTKTADVESSIQQSYDIVFDEVSGSNNESTNPKSEPARVNKVPFIRDLAEENIVKLDHVAIEEQVADIFSKALDVVEFERLRGKLRICLHKEL; this is encoded by the exons atggacaaggaaggaggaacagTTTCCAGACCGCCCCTACTGATagggcctgagaactatgactattggaaagCTCGGATGATGGCTTTCTTAAAATCCATTGACagcagaacatggaaagctATTGAAAATGGCTGGGAGGCTCCAGTTGTTCTTGACAAAGACGGGAACAAGACAACTGAGGTTAAGGCAGTAAAGGACTACTCAAAGGATGAGGATGAACTAGCTCTTGGTAACTCAAAAGCTCTAAATGCCATCTTCAATGGAGTGGACATCAATATGTTCAGACTTGTCAAACGATGCACTGTAGCAAAGAATGCATGGGAAATACTaaggaaagcacatgaaggaacaAGCAAGGTAAAATTgtctaaacttcagatgcttcgtACAAACTTTGAAAACCTGtgtatgaaggaagaagagaccaTTCATGATTTTCACATGAATATTCTAGAATTTGCAAACTCATTTGATGCGTTAGGAGAACCCATATCTGATGAGAAGCTTGTAAGCAAAATTCTCAGATCTCTTcctaagaggtttgacatgaaGGTAACAGCAATAGAAGAGTCTCAAGACCTAGCAACTATCCAAGTAGATGAGCTAATAGGATCTCTTCAAACCTATGAGCTAGGCAtgaatcaaagaaaagaaaagaaaaataaaagtttagctTTTGCCTCCAACActggagaagatgaagaatcagATCTGGAGAGTGGTGAAAGTTTGTCAGAAGCAATGGTCTTGCTAGGAAGGCAATTCAACAGAGTCATGAAAAGAATGGACAAAAAGTCTAAGTTCAATGTGCCAAGCATCAAGCTCGACATCAACAAACAGACCAATGATCAAAGAAGGGCTAGAAGTGATGAGAAAACCAGTCAGTCAAAAGGGGTCCagtgtcatgaatgtgaaggatatggacACATCAAAGCTGAATGTCCTACCTTTCTGAAGAGACAAAGGAAAAGTCTGACTATcacttggtcagatgaggatgacCCAGAGGAGGAAACTGAAAGTGGATCTGCAAAAcatgtcaatgcattgacaggtGTGTGTGAATCTGATGCTAAATCATGTGATGGAACATCCTATGAGGAACTGCTTACTACCTATAAGGATCTGTTCATCAGAAGCAATGAAGTTTATAAAGcgttggaaaaacaaaagaaggcgAATTGTCAACTGCAAGCtgagaagaatgaatgtctggtAACGATTGATACTCtcaacaaagaaattgaaaatctgaatggtgacttggagcatgctagaaaACAAGTCAGAGTTTATGGGTCAGGAGAAGAAAAATTTCAAGCCATGTTGTTGAAACAAAGTGCAGGAAAGAAACCAATTGGCTTTGACTATGAGATTGTTGATCAACAAATGGGAtacaacaaagctacaatcaGTACTCCCATCGAGAAGACTTTTCCTGTCAGTGCTGGCTTTTTACCACCACATCCTCCCACACACCAGGGAACCGACACTTGGTTAAAACCCAAACCTAAGCCTCCTGCACAGACTGGATCGATGCCTCAACATCCTCCTCCACATCGGAATAATTGGTCAAGACCTAATTCTAGGAGAAGGAACTGGAGATGTCACtattgtggtaggaaagggcacataaggccttattgctatAAATTGTATGGTTACCCAAAGAATTTCCGGTCACCTGCACCAAAGCCAGAAAATGTGAAGACTAAGAAAGAGTGGAAAGAAAAGGAGAATGAT GGAGAGATAAAAGGAATTGGGAATCTAATCAACAATGGATTGCCAAATCTAGATAATGTTCTATTGGTGAAAGGCCTTACAACTAATCTAATCAGCATTAGCCAGTtgtgtgatcaaggcatgaaagtaaacttcacaaaGTCAGAATGTCTTGTTATAAATGAAGAAGGAAGACTCTTGATGAAGGGTGTGATGTCAAaggacaactgctacttatgggtcTCTGAAGAAGAAAACCACTTGTCCACTTGTCTCTTAAGCAAAGAGGATAAAGTGAAGCCGTGGCATCAAGAAATTGGTCACTTACATCTGAGAGGTTTGAAGAAGGTCATAGCAGAAGAAGCAATCAGGGGGAATCCAAAGCTCAAGATTGAGGAAGGAACTATATGTGGTGAGTGCCAAATAGGTAAGCAAACCATGGTGGCACATCCGAGGCTCCAACATCCGGTTACATCTAGAGCACTTGAACTATTACACATAGATCTGATGggacctatgcagactgaaagtCTTGGTGGTAAAAG agaaaaagAGGTTGTTATTGTAAGaataagaagtgatcatggcAAAGAATTTGAGAATGAAAAATTCTTTGATTTATGTGCATCAGAAGGAATTTTTCTTGGATACTCCACAAACAGCAGAGCTTACAGAGTTTATAACTCTAGAACTAAAGTTACCATGGAATCAATCAATGTGGTAGTTGATGATGCACCATCAACCAAAACAGCAGATGTTGAATCATCCATTCAACAGtcatatgatattgtatttgatgAAGTTTCAGGTTCTAACAATGAATCTACTAATCCTAAATCAGAACCTGCCCGTGTCAACAAAGTCCCATTTATCAGGGATTTAGCtgaagaaaatattgtgaagCTTGATCATGTTGCTATTGAAGAACAGGTGGCTGACATATTCAGTAAAGCATTGGATGTTGTTGAGTTTGAAAGGCTAAGGGGAAAATTAAGAATTTGCCTGCATAAGGAATTGTAG